The window gtgacaCGTTGGAAACATCATCGTTTGGTCTGTTTTAAGttataacataatatttttacaatttgataatttattaaCAGTAAACTCTACTGTCTACATAATGTACATAAAAAACGTCCAAACCTGAATCAAATCTCTTCTATATCAGAATAATCGCCAAGCCAGAACAAAATTAACTGTCTTTCAACATATTTAGTTAAATAAAGCACTCAGATAAACCCGCATTGCAAGACCGGAAACTGACATCCACCTTATTAAgctaatgaaaaaaaaaaaaaaaatcaaatcaaatgaaaAGTATGCCGTGGATTTTCCATTTCCTTCCCCGCTCACAAATCTTCCGCTGCTGTTGAGAATTAAAGACACAGCAGACTTGTTACCGGAGAATTGGATCCACCTCAAAGCCCTGTGGAGTTATTTCCAGATTTTAACGGATTTGTCGTAACTGGCAGAGGCCACCATCCCTGTTACTTGTGACTGTGCCAGGGCTGATATCACACATTCGTGAGCTGTTATCGTCAAACACTTATTCTCAGCCGTGTTCCAAAGCTCCAACGACTGCAAAAGATAAGTTTAAagggaagagagaaaagaaaaggaaattagCTATCGTGAAATATGTCATAGTACAACTTTAGACTCTGTATATAGTGGATTGCATATTCTATTAAGGTCAAAAGATTTCATATTGTTTGCAAAATAAGTAGACAGCTATCTATGGAAATGGAAATAGAGCCACCAACCATCAATAGTAACGAGTAGTGTAAATTGAAATGAACAATGGCAATGATATCAATTAGTTCTTGACATATCACCAGAAGAACAAGAAATGGCACCTGATAGCCACCAACAACCAAGAGAGCAGGAAAGCCAGGATGAAAAACACAAGACTGAAACTTGTTTCCACTGGAATTGAGCTCGTGAATGCACTCGCCCGACGCCAGTGACCACACTCTGACAGACTCTTGACTGACAGATGCTAAAAAGTCTCCATTTGTGTCCCAACAAACAGAGTGTACCTCTGACGAGTGTCCCTGGGAGtcaaaaaaataccaaaattgaTTACCTGAAACCTAAGAATGAAGTAATATACTCTTGCTTTACTAAATTCCAAATTTAACAATATTTCTACCTGCAGTAAGTGTATCCTTCTTTCAGCCTCTACATCAAAGATAGACACAACATTCTCTGCTGCTGCTGCTAGTAACTGTCCTATTCTTGGTTGAAATCTGACATTAGTGCTGCCTCCCTGCTTCATTTAGTGAAAGCAATTTAGATGACAAACCTCATAACCAAAAGAACCTTCAGTACTTCAAAAAAGGACAAAGCTTAAGGATTTAGAAGGCTAGCCTTGGAGCTATGGGTGCAAGAATGCTGATTGATATTCCAGAAGCGAATCTCACTATTACCATCACAAGAGCAGAAAAGTTCATTCTTCTTAGGGTGGAAATCAAGGGACATAACTTGTGCTGTATGCCCCATACATTTCCAGATGCAAAAACTTGGCtgcaaaaatgacaaaatcaagtGCCCCTGGTATGTGAGCTATAATATTCATCAACATTTGAACAATGTAGAATTCCTAAGTCTTTTCTATAATAGTAACAACTTTGCTTCTTGTCTTCCAGCAAACAATGTCAGTTTTGATGGTGTGAGCATTATTTCAGCATAGACAACAGGTGGAAAGTGTAGTCTATATAAACCTGAACGAAGACTGACACAAAAGAAACAGGCAAAGAGGgacaaaaaaagagaattacacacataaatggaaaaataaaatagtgaGAAGTTATACTTGTGTAGCATCCCAAACTCGCACTGTTGTATCAAAAGAAGATGTTGCCAGCTGAGTGGAATTTGGTCTGAAGCGAATATCAGTTATAAGATAAGTGTGTTCCTCTGGTGTGCATTCAGTTTGCAGAGTTTCCATGTTCCAAAGAACAGCCTACTGACAAGAAATAGACAAGCATGCACATCATTTTTCCATACTTCCACTAAAgtccatttttttattaatcataaatATTCTCACAACTGTACTTCTGAGGATCCAAggaatttatgaaaataaaacagtcaaaataacaacaataaatgataatttgaACTTATGTGGCATACTACATAAAAAAATCCATACATTGCATTCTACAATGCATTATACCTTCTTGTCATGACCAGCACTGGCCAACAGCTTTCCATCTGAAGAGAAATGACAGCAGGTGACTTTGCTATTGCTTTTACGTATTGAACCAACTTCATTGAAGCTAAAACCTGAAATGCAGAAAACAGGTCATTGTTTTGGTCAACCTGAAGAATGTGCTGATGAAAGTATGAGATCAATTATTACCCTTTGAAGTCTCAGTAGCGTGTTCAGAAGGGTTTCGTTTTAAGGTGCCAAACAAATTGCCTCCATCTCCATCATCATGTGAGAGAAAAGATTCCACATTGTCATCCAAGGAGCCAACATCTCCAAAATGTTCCATGTCTTCCTGCAATTAGGAATTATATCATAAGCAGATACATTGAAATGACTTATTCAAGGCTACACTTAAGATACACGGTCCAATTCTGACAGGAAATTAAGTGCAGGGCAGCATGAGAAAAGGCAAGGCAGATGAATTACAAAAATGGAAGAATAATAGTGAAGAAACAGGGGCTATTGTCCAGGTTTATTTGCTTGATCAGAATATTCAATCACACTTGACTCtgaacaagaaagaaagaaagacaagtaagaaagagaaagaaataaaaaacaacTAGATATCAAGAAACAAAACCCTGATGAAACTTGCTAACAACAAAATTTCGTTTAGAAATGGTCAACACTGCCATATTCTTCAACAAGAGTATTAGGATCCTATTGTAGCCTTAAACCCGTATCAAATTATTTCCCTAGGAAACAAAACATAGCCATCTGTTAAGCCCTAACAAGAGCCCAACTCAAGAGGACCAAAATATCCAAAAAATTCTAATACTATAGAATGAACAGCTCCTGAATGAAGACTGTCATGAATAGCGTACAATGCTGTATTACAACACCTAGATTCATCTTTAACCattcaaacaaaaacaataaattaaaaatcctACAAATTGAAAGACTTAAAAACAAGTTATCTAAATTCTTAACAATTTCCACAGAAAAAATAGTGTTCGAGCAAAGGATATTGTGCCTCCATCCATGTCACATCTATGGCATCAATAATTCAGCCAATATACAGAAGCAATATTTAAACATGGCAAGCAACATACACCACATCATTCTCAAGACAATAAGCAAGGATATTCACAATAGTGATCAACATTACCAGCAATTCTAAGTTGCATGAAATGCGATGAGAAGGGCATCGTGGATCAAAGTTTCAGAtgttagaacacgatattccATCTTATATAATCCAAACCATAGAATGCTAGAATATAAGCTTTTTCTATCacttattcatcattttttaacAAGTAGATCAAAAGCATTTTATTTGGTGGTTAATTAACTCTGACAACAGCAAGAAGTATAAGAAGTTGGTCAGGCCTGGTACATCCACAAGAATGCACATAATAACGGTCATAAGATGGGGTCTATCAAATATAGAACTTCACTGGCTTTCCAAGACCAATGATAATTTGCTGAGTACTCCATAATAATTTTGCATCCAAAAGTTTTATGCAAGCTGCATGAATGTGGGAATACTTTGGGGTTATAAGTATTGCAGGTTCAAAAAGTCTACTACCAATGCATGAGTTGGCTATAAACTAGGACTACATACCAGCTGGTTGGTTGATGATGCAATACCACCTGTTCCATCAGATCCATacatcatcaaattttttgacATGCTACTACCATGCTGCATATTGCCCACCATGGCCACTCCATCACCAGGTGTATGAGTTGATGGGGTTGATGGCTGAGAGTTAGGGGAAGGACCTACTGTGTTTCCGGTACCAGTACTATTAGCAGGTCCAGAAGATGAAGGCCCTTTTCGTTTCCGGTTATTCTAAcacaccatacaagtaatagTTGTCAATTTACAGGACAAGGAGGGAATAAAAGATAAAGCATCAGGAAATGTTCCCATCACAAATGTATGTGAGTTTTTATGAAGACCAGCTGTGCTGTAACAAGAAACATTGTGATAACCAAGAAACAAAACATAAGTAAGCTCAACCTGCTGCACTTGCTGCATCTGCAATGGGTCTTGTTGAGAGGACGATTGTCTTATTGGTGGCATGTTCATCTGCTGAAAAACCACAAAAAGGCTCAAATGAAATTAAGCACAAAGAGCATTGACCACTCTTAACCAACTTTATACAAATTAGGACTTGTCAAGAACTACTGAACTAGTGCAACCATCATTATATGCCATACCAAAATAAAGTTTGCCATaaatttaaagagaaaaagtataaaatacGCACCAAACAACTGAGTGGCATGTAGAAGAGTAATGGCATGCATATAAAGGCACGGCAGATAGTAATGGTATGTAATACTTGTCACAAGTATCTCTAaagacaattttatttatttatttatttttctctagAACATGTAATTGAAAGACGAGCATGTACATCTCATCCATTAACAAGATTGCAGGATACAGCAACTTTTGCTCAACTGAACCTTAAGCACTTTCTTGtcaattttgaatatgaaaacGATTAGGGTGTCTTTGGATGTAGGAAGTAATAGAAAAGTTATAACTGGTTCGGGAAGGGAAATCTTACTTTTGATGAGGTTGATTGCATTGGAGACCCTATAGATCCATCATTGGCAGTTGGCTGGCCCTCTTTCGTATTTAAGGTGCCTCGAGATAATCCTGAAAATCTTTGAGGATCCATATCTCCGTACATTGGTGAACTACCCAGATTTCCTTGCGTCTGGACCTGTGCCAAGAGCTGTTGTTGTTGCTGCTGTGGCAAAAGCTGAAACTGGTTTGCATTCTGTAGAAATGGCTTTTGCACTTGTGTGCCTAAACTTGGCCGAATTTGATCAATGCCCTGTAATTTTAGTTAAGGAGTCAGTTAAGGAACCACTCagatattgaaaataaagacAATGGACAGAAGTCCAGTTTAGAACTTACTGTTAATGGCCAACCCTTCAATGGAAGGCTACCAACTCCAGGGTTCAAACCTTGACGAAGAAAAATAAGCATGGAAGTATGAGTATATTTACAAGAATGTCTTAACTTAATACACCACAGAGCCAAAGCTATTAGATATGTTGCCTTCATCTCATAAGAATAATAAACTTGATGGAAAAAGATAAGGCAACTTCATGCAGGGTTTTCTGAGTAGATAGGTCAAACTAGAGGATCACCGGATCATCTTAAGTTACAGCAGCACTAAGCATAATATCAGCAGCTCAAAAACAAACACCTAGCCTATTGGCttttctattaaaatttttgggaTCATAGTCCACAAGTTTAGAGAAGCACGTCAGTTGAATATGGGAGGAAAGATGAGAAGGTCTGTGATGAAACAAACAATATATGTTTCTGTTAAGCTGAATGGCAATGGCATAACAGTATACTAAAGCAATATatccatgaaaaaaaatacataatcAGAAGTCTGGGTTAGGGCAATGAAACTCATTAGTATCCAGTCGGGTGACTGGTGCGAAGAGAATGTAACACTATCAGCTATAATTACCAGTGTTTCCTATTCCAGGTTTCGACTGCATGATTCCCTGTCCATAAATTGAAGAAGGATCCATAGGCATGGATCTCTGCGTACCACCCAAGTTCACTTCACCTTTAATGTCCTGCAAGGAGAAAACAATTAAAGAATCATTAGTTCAACCAAACTGAAAGAGTATAATAGGGAGGTTGCAAAATTTGCAGCAAATGCAGGAAAATCTTTATCCAAGTAGCAATAACAGTTTGTAGAGTCTTTGCCTGAATTTGCTGCAATG is drawn from Theobroma cacao cultivar B97-61/B2 chromosome 4, Criollo_cocoa_genome_V2, whole genome shotgun sequence and contains these coding sequences:
- the LOC18602745 gene encoding transcriptional corepressor LEUNIG_HOMOLOG isoform X1; amino-acid sequence: MAQSNWEADKMLDVYIYDYLVKKKLHATAKSFMTEGKVAPDPVAIDAPGGFLFEWWSVFWDIFISRTNDKHSEAAAAYIEAQQIKAKEQQQLQMQQLQLMRQAQLQRRDPNHPTLGGPVNAIGSEGMLGQSNASALAAKMYEERMKHPNAMNSETSQPLLDARMALLKSATNHPGQLVQGNHGSVTAALQQIQDIKGEVNLGGTQRSMPMDPSSIYGQGIMQSKPGIGNTGLNPGVGSLPLKGWPLTGIDQIRPSLGTQVQKPFLQNANQFQLLPQQQQQQLLAQVQTQGNLGSSPMYGDMDPQRFSGLSRGTLNTKEGQPTANDGSIGSPMQSTSSKQMNMPPIRQSSSQQDPLQMQQVQQNNRKRKGPSSSGPANSTGTGNTVGPSPNSQPSTPSTHTPGDGVAMVGNMQHGSSMSKNLMMYGSDGTGGIASSTNQLEDMEHFGDVGSLDDNVESFLSHDDGDGGNLFGTLKRNPSEHATETSKGFSFNEVGSIRKSNSKVTCCHFSSDGKLLASAGHDKKAVLWNMETLQTECTPEEHTYLITDIRFRPNSTQLATSSFDTTVRVWDATQPSFCIWKCMGHTAQVMSLDFHPKKNELFCSCDGNSEIRFWNINQHSCTHSSKGGSTNVRFQPRIGQLLAAAAENVVSIFDVEAERRIHLLQGHSSEVHSVCWDTNGDFLASVSQESVRVWSLASGECIHELNSSGNKFQSCVFHPGFPALLVVGGYQSLELWNTAENKCLTITAHECVISALAQSQVTGMVASASYDKSVKIWK
- the LOC18602745 gene encoding transcriptional corepressor LEUNIG_HOMOLOG isoform X2, translated to MAQSNWEADKMLDVYIYDYLVKKKLHATAKSFMTEGKVAPDPVAIDAPGGFLFEWWSVFWDIFISRTNDKHSEAAAAYIEAQQIKAKEQQQLQMQQLQLMRQAQLQRRDPNHPTLGGPVNAIGSEGMLGQSNASALAAKMYEERMKHPNAMNSETSQPLLDARMALLKSATNHPGQLVQGNHGSVTAALQQIQDIKGEVNLGGTQRSMPMDPSSIYGQGIMQSKPGIGNTGLNPGVGSLPLKGWPLTGIDQIRPSLGTQVQKPFLQNANQFQLLPQQQQQQLLAQVQTQGNLGSSPMYGDMDPQRFSGLSRGTLNTKEGQPTANDGSIGSPMQSTSSKMNMPPIRQSSSQQDPLQMQQVQQNNRKRKGPSSSGPANSTGTGNTVGPSPNSQPSTPSTHTPGDGVAMVGNMQHGSSMSKNLMMYGSDGTGGIASSTNQLEDMEHFGDVGSLDDNVESFLSHDDGDGGNLFGTLKRNPSEHATETSKGFSFNEVGSIRKSNSKVTCCHFSSDGKLLASAGHDKKAVLWNMETLQTECTPEEHTYLITDIRFRPNSTQLATSSFDTTVRVWDATQPSFCIWKCMGHTAQVMSLDFHPKKNELFCSCDGNSEIRFWNINQHSCTHSSKGGSTNVRFQPRIGQLLAAAAENVVSIFDVEAERRIHLLQGHSSEVHSVCWDTNGDFLASVSQESVRVWSLASGECIHELNSSGNKFQSCVFHPGFPALLVVGGYQSLELWNTAENKCLTITAHECVISALAQSQVTGMVASASYDKSVKIWK